The Geobacter sp. AOG2 genome includes a window with the following:
- a CDS encoding NAD(P)/FAD-dependent oxidoreductase produces MKVVTVGTGMAAAEFVQRLRLDGFGGEIVMCSDEGFAPYSPCVIPFYLAGEPLDTVYWKGKDFYERYRVGARLSDPVVEVDAEQHVVRTAAGRSESYDRLFYATGARSWYPRPEWLETQGVFGFKTLSDMVAIDSYIREHNIRKAVVFGGGFIGVDAALALWHRGLDITLVHRNTRVLSQMIDEEGGQFATRKLAEKTGIHIRLKSTVSEIVANNGQLASVQLSDGSTVETALLIVSIGVSPNSEPLRGDDKGVPGDPQMLTEAGIYTAGDVAVTWHAVTGATGIYATYPNAMQQARIAARHLLHGDGTFNGSINTNVLKKHIDFPIVSAGNFSGEAVTWQQGDVWRRVYLQDGMINGYIIIGDTRLSGYIYQLYLSRKYVDRTIREILSASRHDSYYRSMLGLAVPLAA; encoded by the coding sequence ATGAAGGTGGTGACGGTCGGAACCGGCATGGCGGCGGCTGAGTTCGTCCAGCGGCTCAGGCTGGACGGATTCGGGGGGGAGATCGTCATGTGCAGTGACGAAGGTTTTGCCCCCTATTCTCCCTGCGTGATCCCCTTCTACCTTGCCGGAGAACCGCTGGACACGGTTTACTGGAAGGGCAAGGATTTCTACGAGCGTTACCGGGTTGGGGCGCGCCTCTCCGACCCGGTGGTCGAGGTGGATGCGGAGCAACACGTGGTCAGAACTGCCGCCGGACGGAGCGAATCCTATGACCGGCTGTTCTACGCCACCGGCGCCCGCAGCTGGTATCCCCGCCCGGAATGGCTGGAGACGCAGGGCGTGTTCGGCTTCAAGACCCTGAGCGACATGGTGGCCATCGACAGCTACATCAGGGAACACAATATCAGGAAGGCGGTGGTCTTCGGCGGCGGTTTCATCGGCGTCGATGCCGCTCTGGCCTTGTGGCACCGGGGTCTGGATATCACCCTGGTGCATCGCAACACGCGCGTACTGTCCCAGATGATCGACGAAGAGGGAGGGCAATTCGCTACTCGCAAACTGGCGGAGAAGACCGGTATCCACATCCGCCTGAAGAGCACGGTCAGCGAGATCGTCGCCAATAATGGCCAACTTGCGTCGGTGCAGCTCTCTGACGGCAGTACGGTGGAAACCGCCTTGTTGATTGTCTCCATCGGCGTTTCCCCCAACTCCGAGCCGCTGCGGGGGGATGACAAGGGGGTGCCCGGCGACCCGCAGATGCTGACGGAGGCCGGCATCTACACCGCCGGGGATGTGGCCGTCACCTGGCACGCCGTTACCGGGGCGACCGGTATCTACGCCACCTACCCCAACGCCATGCAACAGGCCCGTATTGCGGCCCGGCACCTGCTGCACGGAGACGGCACCTTCAATGGATCAATTAATACCAACGTGCTCAAAAAACATATCGACTTTCCCATTGTATCGGCCGGAAACTTTTCCGGCGAGGCGGTGACCTGGCAACAGGGAGACGTCTGGCGCAGGGTCTACCTACAGGACGGCATGATCAACGGCTACATCATCATCGGCGACACCCGCCTCTCCGGCTATATCTACCAGCTCTATCTGTCACGCAAATATGTGGATAGGACTATCAGAGAAATCTTGTCAGCGTCGCGACATGACAGTTACTACCGCAGTATGCTGGGGTTGGCCGTGCCGCTTGCAGCCTAG
- a CDS encoding AAA family ATPase has protein sequence MCQSQSSGSRVVITGKGGVGKTTLTSCLATVLAKNGINVLAVDEDPQMNLPQALGVGFEAAAHIVPLNRHADYIEEKTGIRPGRSGWGALFKLNPDVEDVVSRFGLKVAENLNLLVMGTVRQAGGGCLCAENVLLDATIRHLALRSNEAILLDTQAGVEHFGRALAKGFGQCLVVADTSFNALSVACHSASLARQSGIPLVYLVVNKIPAGGATRLQQFKEESGQNPDALFDAVIELPAEVQLQALDPDVTRIMDDRHSAYATAVTVLASRLNTPPCTCSSDHNHVHGHHHAH, from the coding sequence ATGTGTCAATCGCAATCATCAGGATCTCGTGTAGTCATCACCGGCAAGGGGGGGGTGGGCAAGACCACCCTCACTTCCTGCCTGGCAACGGTGCTGGCCAAAAATGGCATCAATGTCCTGGCGGTGGACGAGGATCCGCAGATGAATCTGCCCCAAGCCTTGGGAGTTGGATTCGAGGCCGCCGCCCACATCGTACCGCTCAATCGGCATGCCGACTATATCGAGGAAAAAACCGGCATCCGCCCCGGCAGAAGCGGCTGGGGGGCATTGTTCAAGCTGAACCCCGACGTAGAGGACGTGGTGAGCCGTTTCGGCCTGAAGGTAGCCGAGAACCTCAACCTGCTGGTGATGGGTACGGTACGGCAGGCAGGCGGTGGCTGCCTGTGCGCGGAAAACGTCCTTCTGGACGCCACTATCCGGCATCTGGCGCTCCGCAGCAACGAGGCCATCCTTCTGGACACCCAGGCCGGGGTGGAGCATTTTGGCCGCGCACTGGCCAAGGGCTTCGGCCAATGCCTGGTGGTGGCCGACACCTCCTTCAACGCCCTGAGCGTGGCCTGCCATTCGGCCAGCCTGGCCCGCCAGAGCGGCATCCCGCTGGTCTACCTCGTGGTGAACAAGATCCCGGCAGGCGGGGCGACCAGATTGCAGCAATTCAAAGAGGAGAGCGGCCAGAATCCGGATGCCCTCTTCGACGCCGTGATCGAGTTGCCGGCCGAGGTACAACTGCAAGCCCTTGACCCCGATGTAACCAGGATCATGGATGATCGTCACAGCGCCTACGCCACCGCCGTGACCGTTCTGGCCTCACGCCTGAACACACCGCCCTGTACCTGTAGCAGCGACCATAATCATGTGCACGGGCATCACCACGCACATTGA
- a CDS encoding DedA family protein: MHTVIQWLLDTIGSMGYPGIFLLMAMESSVIPVPSELVMPPAGYLAFQGSMNLGVAILCGTLGSLVGAYANYLVSHYLGRPLVVKYGKYVLITPEKFEKVERFFLRHGEISTFIGRLLPVVRHLISIPAGLSGMNHLKFSFYTLAGAGVWCSILAGIGYFIGENQQLILQYSHKALAWVVLASAVIIAIYIKVQRRRQNDSRTPIKAQRAA, from the coding sequence ATGCATACCGTAATCCAGTGGCTTCTCGATACCATCGGCTCCATGGGCTATCCCGGCATCTTTCTGCTGATGGCCATGGAAAGTTCGGTGATTCCGGTGCCGAGCGAACTGGTCATGCCGCCGGCCGGCTACCTGGCTTTCCAGGGGAGCATGAACCTGGGGGTTGCCATTCTGTGCGGTACCTTGGGAAGCCTTGTGGGCGCCTATGCCAATTATCTGGTTTCCCATTACCTGGGACGGCCGCTGGTCGTCAAATATGGCAAATACGTTCTGATTACGCCGGAGAAGTTTGAAAAGGTGGAACGGTTCTTTTTGCGGCACGGCGAGATATCGACCTTCATCGGCCGGCTTTTGCCGGTGGTCCGGCACCTGATTTCCATTCCGGCCGGATTGTCCGGCATGAACCATCTCAAGTTCTCGTTCTACACCCTGGCGGGGGCGGGCGTCTGGTGCAGCATACTGGCCGGCATCGGCTATTTCATCGGCGAGAACCAACAGTTGATCTTGCAGTATTCCCACAAGGCCCTGGCCTGGGTCGTGCTGGCGAGTGCCGTCATAATCGCCATCTATATCAAGGTGCAGCGCCGTCGGCAGAACGATAGCCGCACGCCTATTAAAGCGCAAAGAGCCGCATAA
- the xerC gene encoding tyrosine recombinase XerC — protein MSIVRPFAGQIAAFCTYLETERNVSPHTLSAYRRDLEQLAAFAAKERGDSVSAGEVDHLLLRRYLAQLGKTAKKSSIGRKLAAVRTFFRFLLRRGEIDKNPAELTATPKREQRLPFHLDIDQATALMEAPTADEKYVLRDRAVLELLYSSGLRVSELTGLDIGDIDLAGGMVRVMGKGGKERIVPVGSRATLAVREYLAQRGEPAGSGALFLNTRGQRINRRSVARIVDAHVLRVAAFKHISPHTLRHTFATHMLEGGADLRSIQELLGHASLSTTQKYTHVGIDRLMEVYDKAHPKAKNPA, from the coding sequence ATGAGCATCGTGAGACCCTTTGCCGGACAGATAGCCGCCTTTTGCACCTACCTGGAGACGGAGCGCAACGTTTCGCCCCATACCCTTTCAGCCTATCGTCGCGATCTGGAACAGTTGGCGGCCTTTGCGGCCAAGGAACGGGGCGATAGCGTCTCCGCCGGGGAAGTGGATCATCTGCTGCTGCGGCGCTACCTGGCCCAGCTCGGCAAAACAGCCAAGAAGAGTTCCATCGGCCGGAAGCTTGCCGCTGTGCGGACTTTTTTCCGCTTCCTGCTGCGTCGGGGTGAAATCGACAAAAACCCGGCGGAATTGACCGCCACGCCCAAGAGGGAGCAACGTCTGCCCTTCCACCTGGATATCGATCAGGCCACCGCCCTGATGGAAGCGCCTACGGCAGACGAAAAGTACGTCCTTCGGGATCGGGCCGTCCTGGAGCTGCTCTATTCCAGCGGTTTGCGCGTTTCCGAGCTGACCGGCCTGGACATCGGCGATATCGATCTGGCCGGCGGCATGGTGCGGGTGATGGGTAAGGGGGGCAAGGAGCGCATCGTACCGGTGGGAAGCCGCGCAACCCTTGCCGTTCGGGAATATCTGGCCCAGCGCGGGGAACCGGCCGGGAGCGGAGCGCTCTTCCTCAATACCCGCGGCCAGCGCATCAACCGCCGGAGCGTGGCGCGCATCGTGGATGCCCACGTTCTGAGGGTCGCCGCCTTCAAGCATATCTCGCCCCACACCCTGCGGCACACCTTCGCCACCCACATGCTGGAGGGAGGGGCCGACCTCAGGTCGATCCAGGAGCTTTTGGGCCATGCATCCCTCTCCACCACCCAGAAATACACCCACGTCGGAATCGACCGCCTGATGGAAGTCTACGACAAGGCACATCCCAAGGCAAAGAACCCGGCATAA
- a CDS encoding YifB family Mg chelatase-like AAA ATPase, producing the protein MLAKVLSSALIGIDAILVDVEVDLAPGLPSFATVGLPDGAVKESKDRVKAALKNSGYDFPARRITANLAPADIKKEGAAFDLPISIGILAATGVLKGGRLRDYILLGELSLDGGLKAVRGALSIAVAAKRAGLAGIILPAENAPEAAVVEGIDIIGATSLSQVVEFLSGREGIDPCRIDLQELFSSGCDYGEDFSEVKGQEHAKRALEVAASGGHNILMIGPPGSGKTMLARRIPTILPRMSFEEAIETTKVFSISGLLENGRALMAVRPFRSPHHTISDVGLIGGGTTPKPGEVSLAHNGVLFLDELPEFKKNVLEVLRQPLEDGRVTISRSLLTLTYPSRMMLVAAMNPCPCGYLADPTHPCVCTPIGIHRYRSRISGPLLDRIDIHIEVPAVTYRDLSDRGEAESSLEIARRVGNSRRLQLERYRGTKIHCNAQMPPRFIKKYCELDTAGNRMLELVTDRLGFSARTYNRILKVARTIADLGGSEHILEEHIAEAIQYRSLDRRAP; encoded by the coding sequence ATGCTTGCCAAGGTCCTAAGCAGCGCCCTCATTGGAATCGACGCCATCCTGGTGGACGTGGAGGTTGATCTCGCCCCCGGCCTTCCCTCGTTTGCCACGGTCGGGCTGCCCGATGGCGCCGTCAAGGAGAGCAAGGACCGGGTCAAGGCGGCTCTGAAGAACTCGGGCTATGACTTCCCGGCCCGGCGCATCACCGCCAACCTGGCGCCGGCCGATATCAAGAAGGAGGGGGCGGCCTTCGACCTCCCCATCTCCATCGGCATCCTGGCCGCAACCGGCGTACTCAAGGGGGGGCGGCTACGGGACTACATCCTGCTGGGCGAACTTTCCCTGGACGGCGGCCTCAAGGCGGTTCGGGGCGCGCTCTCCATCGCGGTCGCCGCCAAGCGGGCCGGGCTGGCGGGCATCATCCTCCCGGCCGAGAACGCACCCGAAGCCGCGGTGGTGGAAGGGATCGACATCATCGGCGCCACCAGCCTGTCACAGGTGGTTGAATTCTTGAGCGGTCGGGAGGGCATCGACCCGTGCCGGATCGATCTGCAGGAACTCTTCAGCAGCGGCTGCGACTATGGCGAGGATTTCAGCGAGGTCAAAGGGCAGGAACACGCCAAGCGCGCCCTGGAGGTGGCTGCCAGCGGCGGGCACAACATCCTGATGATCGGCCCACCCGGTTCCGGCAAGACCATGCTGGCCCGGCGCATACCGACCATCCTGCCGCGCATGTCCTTCGAGGAGGCCATCGAAACCACCAAGGTCTTCAGCATCAGCGGGCTGCTGGAAAACGGCCGGGCGCTCATGGCCGTGCGGCCGTTCCGCAGCCCCCACCACACCATTTCCGATGTGGGGTTGATCGGAGGGGGCACGACCCCGAAACCGGGCGAGGTCTCCCTGGCCCACAACGGCGTCCTGTTCCTGGACGAATTGCCCGAATTTAAAAAGAATGTCCTGGAGGTGCTGCGCCAGCCGCTAGAGGATGGCCGCGTCACTATCTCGCGTTCGCTCCTGACCCTCACCTACCCGTCGCGAATGATGCTGGTGGCGGCCATGAACCCCTGTCCCTGCGGCTATCTCGCCGATCCCACCCACCCCTGTGTCTGCACCCCCATCGGTATTCACCGTTACCGCTCGCGTATCTCCGGCCCGCTCCTGGACCGGATCGATATCCATATCGAGGTACCGGCGGTCACCTATCGCGACCTGTCCGACCGGGGGGAGGCGGAGAGCTCCCTGGAGATCGCCCGCCGCGTGGGAAACTCCCGCCGGCTGCAGCTTGAGCGCTACCGCGGCACGAAAATCCACTGCAACGCCCAGATGCCGCCCCGCTTCATCAAGAAATATTGCGAACTGGACACCGCCGGCAACCGCATGCTGGAATTGGTCACCGACCGCCTGGGCTTCTCGGCCCGCACCTACAACCGTATTCTCAAGGTCGCCCGCACCATAGCCGACCTGGGGGGAAGCGAACACATCCTCGAAGAGCATATTGCCGAGGCGATCCAGTACCGCAGCCTGGACCGGAGGGCTCCCTAA
- a CDS encoding dockerin type I domain-containing protein — protein MKLSMGSNLSTGHQKKAARGPSLYIFICLSLLAFAPIVVQATTTPRVAAGAAHVIALKSNGSVWSWGNNMMGQLGVGSTTDELSPRAVSATFGTLSSATAVAAGETHSMALKSNTTMVAWGNYTSGQLGNSTITAIQATPVSVVDSSETAISNATAISAGSDHSVAIVGGTVYTWGDNFYGQLGSSTNVGTHTANSIPTAVAITGSPTITAVAAGSDFTLALDSSGNVWAWGHNNYGQLGNSSTTNSSTPVQVTSLSNVTAIAAGWGHALAVKNDGTVWAWGWNFSGQLGNSTNFGIDTANSVAVQVAGLSGVKAVAAGRAHSMALTSSGTVYAWGGGAAGQLGLGSGVDQTTTPQQVTATSFTGVSAISAGEFFSVAIDGSGNVWTWGENGSGQLGNGGPIGVNVYAPASISFSLGSTSTLLGDMNSSGKITAADALLALQYSVGINTLSLTSAEALARGDVNSSGKVTAADALLILQKSVGINSY, from the coding sequence ATGAAGTTGAGCATGGGCAGTAATCTCTCTACCGGACATCAGAAAAAAGCCGCCAGAGGACCCTCTCTTTATATTTTTATCTGCCTTTCCCTTTTGGCTTTCGCTCCCATCGTCGTTCAGGCAACCACCACCCCACGGGTAGCCGCCGGCGCCGCTCATGTTATTGCGCTGAAAAGCAACGGCAGTGTCTGGTCCTGGGGCAACAATATGATGGGGCAGCTAGGCGTCGGCAGTACTACGGACGAACTTTCCCCACGAGCAGTCAGCGCCACATTCGGGACCCTCTCCAGCGCCACTGCCGTTGCTGCCGGAGAGACTCACAGCATGGCTCTCAAGAGCAATACCACCATGGTGGCGTGGGGCAATTATACCAGCGGGCAGTTGGGCAATTCCACCATCACCGCAATTCAGGCCACGCCGGTATCAGTGGTGGACAGTTCCGAAACCGCGATCTCCAACGCCACCGCCATTTCCGCCGGCTCTGACCACAGTGTCGCCATCGTCGGCGGTACGGTGTACACTTGGGGAGACAATTTTTATGGTCAATTGGGGTCCAGCACCAATGTGGGTACCCATACTGCAAATAGCATCCCGACGGCGGTGGCCATAACCGGTAGCCCGACCATCACGGCCGTCGCCGCCGGTTCGGATTTTACCCTGGCGCTCGACAGCAGCGGCAATGTGTGGGCCTGGGGCCATAATAACTATGGCCAACTAGGGAACAGTTCGACAACCAACAGTTCCACACCGGTGCAAGTAACCTCTCTTTCCAATGTTACGGCCATTGCCGCCGGATGGGGGCATGCCTTGGCCGTGAAGAACGACGGTACGGTCTGGGCGTGGGGTTGGAATTTTTCGGGGCAGTTGGGGAACAGCACCAATTTTGGCATTGATACTGCCAATTCCGTCGCGGTACAGGTAGCCGGCCTTTCCGGCGTGAAGGCCGTTGCTGCCGGGCGTGCCCACAGCATGGCCCTCACAAGTAGCGGCACGGTCTACGCGTGGGGTGGCGGGGCAGCAGGACAGTTGGGATTAGGGAGTGGCGTCGACCAAACCACTACCCCGCAACAAGTAACGGCCACAAGCTTTACCGGCGTGAGCGCCATTTCCGCCGGCGAGTTTTTCTCCGTCGCCATTGATGGCAGCGGCAATGTCTGGACCTGGGGGGAGAACGGAAGCGGCCAGCTTGGCAACGGCGGTCCAATTGGAGTTAATGTGTACGCACCGGCAAGCATAAGTTTCAGCCTCGGCAGCACCAGCACCCTCCTTGGCGACATGAACAGCAGCGGTAAGATAACGGCTGCCGATGCCCTGTTGGCGCTTCAGTATTCCGTGGGGATCAACACCTTGAGCCTGACCAGCGCCGAAGCCCTCGCGCGGGGTGATGTGAACAGCAGCGGCAAGGTGACGGCTGCCGACGCTTTGCTGATCCTGCAAAAGTCCGTCGGCATCAATTCCTATTAG
- a CDS encoding LytTR family DNA-binding domain-containing protein, producing the protein MSRTLISMIEQMEPGVVVLNGDLTVSSISSMIFLIFGNVPRERLFEGDLLGLHREDVRTKVAETLRLAHQARRHIPLSLKIISTEGQDRYLVVKLFSLAEREPADDKICALFYDITPLILAERKLIRLPVTLRGEIHLLKPEEIVFLKADNIYASICTESGEYHCDMSLGAIEKRLSGEMFFRIHRSYLVNIAKVRKVHRERHECSVEVGSGEVRLPVSRDKLQDFLVEIGLK; encoded by the coding sequence ATGAGCCGCACCCTCATCAGCATGATCGAGCAGATGGAACCGGGCGTTGTAGTCCTCAACGGCGACCTGACCGTTTCCTCCATCAGCAGCATGATCTTTCTGATTTTCGGGAACGTTCCCCGGGAGCGGCTCTTCGAGGGAGACCTGCTCGGCCTGCACCGTGAGGACGTTCGTACAAAGGTGGCCGAAACATTGCGTCTGGCCCATCAGGCCCGACGGCATATCCCGCTCTCCCTGAAAATCATCTCCACCGAGGGTCAGGACCGCTACCTGGTGGTCAAACTCTTTTCCCTCGCTGAGCGGGAGCCTGCCGACGATAAGATCTGCGCCCTGTTTTATGACATCACCCCCCTTATCCTGGCCGAGCGAAAGCTGATCAGGCTGCCGGTAACCCTGCGGGGAGAGATCCACCTCCTGAAACCGGAGGAGATTGTCTTCCTCAAGGCGGACAACATCTATGCCTCGATCTGCACGGAATCGGGCGAGTATCACTGCGACATGTCCCTGGGCGCCATCGAAAAACGCCTTTCCGGCGAGATGTTCTTCCGTATCCATCGCAGCTACCTGGTCAATATCGCCAAGGTTCGCAAGGTACACCGCGAGCGCCATGAATGCTCCGTCGAGGTGGGGTCGGGCGAAGTGCGCCTGCCGGTCAGCCGCGACAAGCTGCAAGACTTCCTGGTGGAGATCGGCCTCAAATAG
- a CDS encoding bifunctional homocysteine S-methyltransferase/methylenetetrahydrofolate reductase produces the protein MNILDRLKTEILTGDGAVGTMLYAKGIGLDSNFEHLNLVRPALVLELAREYAAAGAQVIETNTFGANYTKLSAIGLGHKVGEINRAGARIAREAAGKTVLVAGSVGPLVRMKGEEQVLTADVMEDHFRMQCAALAEGGVDLLLLETFASLEQLVAATRAARETGLPVCSSMAFMEGGRSGDGTTVESFCTAVEAAGADMLGANCGAGPLELVKVVRRLAALTAKPISAYANSGFPEYHEGRYIYRATPDYFAAMAEEMAAAGANLIGGCCGTTPEHIASLARTLAGRAPAPRTPAASRASAGPQEGARPGGASFLDPWGTRKVITVELDPPKGMDCRRIVENSRRLKEAGVDAINLAENPLARPRMGNIALGSIIRREVGIEVIIHVTGRDRNLIGMQSDMMGASLLGLRTILAVTGDPAAMGDHAGATSVFDLHSFTLIKLLSDMNRGVNAIGNPIGGGTGFTIGAAFNPNTKNMAVQAERLRKKVANGARFAQTQPVYDPALFLEALEQTRDCGIPLLPGVMPLVSERNAEYLHNEVPGITVPDAIRARMKGLEKEAGAREGLAIAKEFIDATFTAAGGYYLIPPFGKCELALELIDHIHAREREQR, from the coding sequence ATGAATATCCTCGACAGACTGAAAACCGAGATCCTTACCGGAGACGGGGCCGTCGGCACCATGCTCTACGCAAAGGGGATCGGGCTCGACAGCAATTTCGAGCACTTGAACCTTGTGCGCCCGGCGCTGGTCCTGGAGTTGGCTCGCGAATACGCCGCCGCCGGGGCCCAGGTGATCGAGACCAATACCTTCGGCGCCAACTACACCAAACTGTCGGCCATCGGATTGGGGCACAAGGTCGGCGAGATCAACCGGGCCGGAGCCCGCATCGCCCGCGAGGCGGCAGGGAAGACCGTGCTGGTGGCCGGCTCGGTGGGCCCCCTGGTGCGCATGAAGGGCGAAGAGCAGGTGTTGACCGCCGACGTCATGGAAGACCATTTCCGGATGCAGTGCGCCGCTCTGGCCGAGGGGGGGGTGGACCTGCTCCTGCTGGAGACCTTTGCCTCGCTGGAACAGTTGGTCGCCGCGACGCGGGCGGCCCGTGAAACCGGCCTGCCGGTCTGCTCCTCCATGGCCTTCATGGAGGGGGGGCGGAGCGGAGACGGCACGACGGTAGAGTCCTTCTGTACCGCCGTGGAAGCGGCCGGAGCGGATATGCTGGGCGCCAACTGCGGCGCCGGTCCCCTGGAACTGGTCAAGGTCGTGCGCCGGTTGGCGGCCCTGACCGCAAAACCGATCTCCGCCTATGCCAACAGCGGCTTTCCCGAGTACCACGAGGGGCGCTACATCTACCGCGCCACCCCCGATTATTTCGCCGCCATGGCTGAAGAGATGGCCGCCGCCGGGGCCAACCTGATCGGCGGCTGCTGCGGGACCACACCGGAACACATCGCCTCCCTCGCCCGCACCCTGGCGGGCCGGGCGCCTGCCCCGCGCACTCCCGCCGCTTCCCGCGCCTCCGCCGGGCCGCAGGAAGGCGCCCGGCCCGGCGGAGCATCATTCCTGGACCCGTGGGGAACCCGCAAGGTCATCACCGTCGAGTTGGACCCACCCAAGGGGATGGACTGTCGCCGGATCGTGGAGAACAGCAGACGCCTTAAGGAGGCCGGGGTCGATGCCATCAACCTAGCCGAAAACCCGCTGGCCCGCCCCCGTATGGGGAACATCGCCCTGGGCAGTATCATACGGCGCGAGGTCGGCATCGAAGTCATCATCCACGTCACCGGCCGGGACCGCAACCTGATCGGGATGCAATCCGACATGATGGGCGCCAGCCTCCTGGGCTTGCGCACAATCCTGGCGGTGACCGGCGACCCGGCCGCCATGGGGGACCATGCCGGCGCCACCTCGGTCTTCGACCTGCACTCTTTCACCCTGATCAAGCTGCTGTCCGACATGAACCGCGGCGTGAACGCCATCGGCAATCCCATTGGCGGCGGGACCGGCTTCACCATCGGGGCAGCCTTCAATCCCAACACCAAGAACATGGCGGTCCAGGCCGAACGGCTGCGCAAGAAGGTGGCAAACGGCGCCCGCTTTGCCCAGACCCAGCCGGTCTACGACCCTGCCCTGTTCCTCGAGGCGCTTGAACAGACCCGCGATTGCGGCATCCCGCTCCTGCCGGGGGTCATGCCGCTCGTCAGCGAACGCAATGCCGAGTATCTGCACAACGAGGTGCCGGGCATCACCGTGCCGGACGCGATCCGCGCCCGCATGAAGGGGCTGGAAAAGGAGGCCGGTGCACGGGAAGGGCTGGCCATTGCCAAGGAATTCATCGACGCCACCTTCACCGCCGCCGGAGGCTACTACCTGATCCCACCCTTCGGCAAGTGCGAACTGGCCCTTGAATTGATCGATCACATCCATGCACGGGAAAGGGAACAGCGATGA
- the pgeF gene encoding peptidoglycan editing factor PgeF, with translation MQMKRSGRIHYLAVDFDGADRSVQGFTTRHEGVSRPPYNSLNLGLNTLDQGFNVEGNRSLLARAFGVNQEALVSVRQVHGSDILVIDEPNEDYSHFSSVESDAIITNQPGVMIGICVADCLPILLCDPARGVVAAVHAGWQGTAAKVVAKTVAGMKSLFGCEPKELQAAIGPGIGKCCYEVDAPVRQAFLQNGLPWESFTEAHGEGKWRLDMAAANRDLLLTAGVPASAIQVSDLCVCCRKDLFFSYRRDNGDTGRQMGFIMLKP, from the coding sequence ATGCAGATGAAGCGCTCGGGGCGCATCCATTACCTGGCCGTCGATTTCGATGGCGCGGACCGGTCCGTCCAGGGCTTTACCACCCGGCACGAAGGGGTGTCGCGTCCCCCATACAACTCGCTCAATCTGGGGCTTAACACCCTGGATCAGGGATTTAACGTCGAGGGGAACCGCAGCCTCCTCGCGCGCGCCTTCGGCGTCAATCAGGAGGCCCTGGTCAGCGTGCGGCAGGTGCACGGCAGCGACATCCTGGTAATCGACGAACCCAACGAGGATTACAGCCATTTTTCCAGTGTTGAGAGCGACGCCATCATAACCAACCAGCCCGGCGTCATGATCGGCATCTGCGTGGCGGACTGCCTGCCGATCCTGCTCTGCGACCCGGCGCGGGGCGTGGTGGCCGCAGTCCATGCCGGCTGGCAGGGAACCGCCGCCAAGGTGGTTGCCAAAACAGTCGCCGGGATGAAATCGCTCTTCGGCTGCGAGCCAAAGGAGTTGCAGGCCGCCATCGGACCCGGTATCGGAAAGTGTTGCTATGAAGTCGATGCTCCGGTCCGGCAGGCCTTTCTCCAGAACGGGTTGCCCTGGGAATCGTTTACGGAAGCTCACGGCGAGGGCAAGTGGCGGCTCGACATGGCCGCCGCCAACCGGGACCTGCTGCTGACCGCCGGCGTGCCGGCCTCCGCGATACAGGTTTCCGACCTGTGCGTCTGCTGCCGGAAGGACCTGTTCTTCTCCTATCGGAGGGATAACGGCGATACCGGCCGGCAGATGGGCTTCATCATGCTGAAACCGTAG
- a CDS encoding 4Fe-4S dicluster domain-containing protein, producing the protein MKRIFVDYKKCLACKACETACAVEHHPARSLPAALGDRKTQINVRVLGIEHESFPLSCRHCDPADCLNACPSGAISRDAESGAILLDAAMCKACAMCAMVCPFDAISFKVTHRSCYGRDVAYKCDLCNERVKVGGKPACVEACHSGALVYTDYDANRSKRASKSLRTYLLGAEGLPAQLELFRELRRKEFSRRRGGE; encoded by the coding sequence ATGAAACGGATATTCGTCGATTACAAGAAGTGCCTGGCCTGCAAGGCCTGCGAAACCGCCTGCGCCGTGGAGCATCACCCCGCCCGCAGCCTGCCGGCGGCCCTGGGGGACCGGAAGACCCAGATCAATGTGCGGGTGTTGGGGATCGAGCATGAGTCATTCCCCCTGTCGTGCCGTCACTGCGACCCGGCCGATTGCCTCAACGCCTGTCCCTCCGGCGCTATCAGCCGGGATGCCGAGAGTGGCGCGATTCTGCTGGACGCGGCCATGTGCAAGGCGTGCGCCATGTGCGCCATGGTCTGCCCCTTCGATGCCATCTCGTTCAAGGTGACCCACCGTTCCTGCTATGGCCGGGATGTGGCCTACAAGTGCGATCTGTGCAACGAGCGGGTCAAGGTCGGCGGGAAACCGGCCTGTGTGGAGGCCTGCCATTCCGGCGCCTTGGTATATACCGACTATGACGCAAACCGCTCCAAGCGGGCCTCTAAAAGCCTGCGCACCTATCTGTTGGGGGCTGAAGGTCTTCCCGCCCAGCTTGAGTTGTTCAGGGAACTGCGCAGAAAAGAGTTCTCCCGACGCCGGGGAGGTGAGTGA